Genomic segment of Sporocytophaga myxococcoides:
AAAAGTTTTAAAAACAGCTGCCGGTTTTGGAGGATGTAATGCAGCATTGATTTTTGAGAAACAATGAGTAGTAAGGGTTTTATAAAATCATATTCGATCATAAGAAATAATAAGGCCATTCTGAACGGTGAAGAATTTCTTAAGGCCGAGCCAGAGGATGACTTTGCTACCTTTATCAGAAGCCTTTACAAAAAGCTTGAAATAGCCCATTCACCATTTTATAAAATGGATGATATGTGCAAGCTTGGACTGATGGCAACGGAACTGATTTTAAAAGACATCGCAATTAAAGAAAAATATACAGAAACAGAGATTGGTGTGGTACTTTCGAATTCCAGTTCGAGTTTACAAACTGATACTTCTTATTATGAAACAGTTAAGGATAAGAATAATTACTTTCCAAGCCCTGCTGTGTTCGTGTATACGTTGCCCAATATTGTAATTGGGGAAATTTGTATCAGAAATAAGATAAAAGGTGAAAATACTTTTTTTATTTTTGAAGAATATAATCCTGAGTTTATTACAGATTATGTAAATAATCTTTTCTCTTCAGGAAAATTGAAATCCTGTATTGCTGGTTGGGTAGAGTTTTGCGAGGGCAAATATGAGGCGTTTGTATATTTGGCAGAAGCGGATCAGGGAGATAACATGATTACACATACAACAGAACAAATTAAAAAAATATATAATTTTTAAGTTTATTATGGAAGATTTAGTAAACCAATTAAAGGTTCAGATAATAAAGGCCCTTAAACTGGAAGATGTAAAACCTGAAGATATCAATCCTACAGCTCCTTTATTCGGAGACGGGCTTGGGCTTGACAGTATAGATGCTCTTGAACTTATAGTTCTTCTTGAGAAAGAATATGGTTTAAGAGTGGAAAATGCAGCTTCAGCCAAAAAGATATTTTCATCGATCAAGTCGATGGCAGACTACATTTCAGAGCACAAAAAAGCGTAATTAGGAATGAGCAGAAAGGTTGTCATTACCGGTCTTGGAGTTATCTCTTCCATTGGAAACAATGTGCAGGAGAACTATAACTCATTGACATCTTTAAGGCCTGGTATAGGGCATATTCAAAACCTTGATACTGTTCATAAAAATATCATTCCTGTTTCGGAAGTAAAGCTTTCCGATAAGGATCTGGGTCAATTGGCCGAATTTGATATGAATCGGCCAGTGACAAGAACTACTTTGTTAGGAATCATTGCTGCGAGGGAGGCATATCTTGCAGCTGGCCTGGATAAAGTATCCAAATTAAGAACAGGTTTTATTTCAGCTACTTCTGTAGGGGGAATGGGTAAGACTGAAATGCTTTATAATAAGTATCTTGATCCGACAGACAACGGGGATTTTATGAAATTTCTTGAAACTCACGACTGCGGGGAAAGTACTGAAAGAATTGCTGAGGCATTGGGTATTAAAGACTTCATGACTACCATTAGTACTGCTTGTTCTTCTTCTGCCAATTCTATCATGCTTGGGGCAAGAATGATAAAGGCAGGAATGCTTGACAGGGTTGTTGCCGGAGGAGTAGACTCTCTTACAGTCTTTACAATTAATGGCTTCAACACGTTGATGATTCTGGATAAAGAGCATTGCCGACCGTTTGACGATAGCAGGCAAGGACTGAATCTCGGAGAGGGAGCAGGTTATATTGTGATAGAGTCTGAAGAAGCTGCAAAAGCAGGAAACAGACCGATTCTCGCTGAAGTAAGCGGATATGCGAATACCAATGACGCTTATCATCAGACGGCAAGTTCTCCTGATGGACAAGGAGCGTTTCTTGCCATGAAAAAAGCTCTTCAAGTGGCAGGATTAGCAGCTGAGGAAATTGACTATATTAACGTTCATGGTACAGGAACTCCCAATAACGATTTATCGGAGGGTACTGCGATGACACGACTGTTTGGTACACAAATTCCGAAATTCAGTTCTACCAAGTCATATACCGGACACACATTAGGGGCTTGTGGTGGTATTGAGGCTGTTTATTCTACTTTATCCATTATGAATAAAACCATCTTCCCGAATCTTAACTTTAAAGTTAAGATGAAAGAACTGGACCTTGCTCCTGAAACTTCCTTAATATCAGGTATCGATATTAAAAGCGTACTTTCCAATTCTTTTGGTTTTGGAGGGAATAACTCAGCTCTTGTTTTTAAGAAGATTTAAATGATGCAGATTTATATTAATGGTCTTGGTAATGTCTCTCCACAGAATACTCTGGACAATTCCTCTTTTCTGGAAGAGATCACATATCATCAGGACTATTTTAAAGTAATAGAGCCAAATTACAAGGAGTTTATTTCCCCTGCCTCTGCCCGGAGAATGGGCAGGGTTATAAAGATGGGAGTTGCTGCTGCCAATTATTGTCTCAGAGATGCAAAGGTGGAAAACCCAGATGCAATCATTACGGGCACTGGCATGGGTTGTCTTGAAGATACTGAAAATTTCCTTTGTAATATTTTAAACAACAAGGAACAGTTTTTAACTCCTACATCTTTTATCCAGTCAACGCATAATACTGTAGGCGCTCAGATTGCTTTGCTTCTTACCTGCAATAATTATAACTTCACCTATGTTCACAGAGATCTTTCA
This window contains:
- a CDS encoding beta-ketoacyl-[acyl-carrier-protein] synthase family protein; its protein translation is MSRKVVITGLGVISSIGNNVQENYNSLTSLRPGIGHIQNLDTVHKNIIPVSEVKLSDKDLGQLAEFDMNRPVTRTTLLGIIAAREAYLAAGLDKVSKLRTGFISATSVGGMGKTEMLYNKYLDPTDNGDFMKFLETHDCGESTERIAEALGIKDFMTTISTACSSSANSIMLGARMIKAGMLDRVVAGGVDSLTVFTINGFNTLMILDKEHCRPFDDSRQGLNLGEGAGYIVIESEEAAKAGNRPILAEVSGYANTNDAYHQTASSPDGQGAFLAMKKALQVAGLAAEEIDYINVHGTGTPNNDLSEGTAMTRLFGTQIPKFSSTKSYTGHTLGACGGIEAVYSTLSIMNKTIFPNLNFKVKMKELDLAPETSLISGIDIKSVLSNSFGFGGNNSALVFKKI
- a CDS encoding phosphopantetheine-binding protein — encoded protein: MEDLVNQLKVQIIKALKLEDVKPEDINPTAPLFGDGLGLDSIDALELIVLLEKEYGLRVENAASAKKIFSSIKSMADYISEHKKA